A stretch of the Capsicum annuum cultivar UCD-10X-F1 chromosome 10, UCD10Xv1.1, whole genome shotgun sequence genome encodes the following:
- the LOC107844428 gene encoding uncharacterized protein LOC107844428: MAEFIPEDVWESYQRLWADPKYVDKSKINAQNHRDSKEVTAGTHTKGSISIGKCRKRLISSKFLFSCVNMCMCASIYFGAGGGFLLQIKCAAEMGRDPTPSELHLHVHTHGHDGKSFVDKRCRIIHERFEEILREKTLSEYVIDQIKAYYQVAGGEKERKVFGLGSEAQGYYEQTLCVSCGKTSSSASHESVPAADLELDAFVTQLIPALKNQFIPIVIEEVQKLVSSPSVVTPPTTTLDDLDSLDEDCNDLDQL, translated from the exons ATGGCCGAGTTTATACCTGAAGATGTCTGGGAAAGCTACCAACGACTTTGGGCAGATCCAAAGTATGTTGACAAGTCAAAAATAAATGCCCAGAATCATCGTGACAGCAAAGAAGTCACTGCTGGAACTCACACGAAAGGATCTATCTCAATTGGAAAGTGCCGAAAGAGACTTATAA GTTCTAAATTTCTATTTTCATGTGTTAATATGTGTATGTGTGCGTCTATTTATTTTGGGGCTGGTGGTGGTTTCCTGTTGCAAATCAAGTGC GCTGCTGAAATGGGTCGAGATCCGACACCAAGTGAGTTACATTTGCATGTTCACACACATGGTCATGATGGAAAATCTTTCGTTGATAAACGTTGCCGAATCATCCAT GAAAGATTTGAAGAAATACTGCGAGAAAAAACATTATCAGAATATGTTATTGATCAAATTAAAGCATATTATCAAGTTGCCGGAGGAGAAAAGGAGCGAAAAGTATTTGGTCTTGGATCTGAAGCCCAAGGCTACTACGAGCAAACTCTTTGTGTTTCTTGTGGAAAGACTTCATCTTCAGCTTCACATGAATCGGTACCAGCTGCAGATTTAGAATTGGATGCGTTTGTGACGCAATTGATTCCCGCACTTAAAAATCAATTTATTCCTATTGTCATTGAGGAGGTACAGAAGCTGGTTTCTTCACCATCAGTTGTCACACCTCCGACTACTACTTTGGACGATCTTGATTCCTTAGATGAAGATTGCAATGATCTTGATCAGTTGTGA